A single region of the Vicia villosa cultivar HV-30 ecotype Madison, WI linkage group LG4, Vvil1.0, whole genome shotgun sequence genome encodes:
- the LOC131600533 gene encoding histidine kinase 5-like isoform X1: MWPEDVEKQFNIEKPGMDQDVLEEVTIFEEPVIADFQRLMELTNYTDKGSSHLARLMKHWEYKQENAVRLLREELDNLSKQREEVELIKEESYGGDQRVVLILDDDVQNKRVEIEAEYETVGYWKHRAIDLERRLEASIGREEILKEKLQENVETIKRESSPVEGVSQILKREETFLHFILQNAPLVIGHQDKELRYRFLYNHFPSLKEEDIIGKTGEEIFSGSGVKESEDFKREVMEKGFPAKREITFETKLFGSKTFLMYVEPVFSKAGETIGVNYIGMQVTDQVLKRERMAKLREEIVVQKAMETELNKTIHITEETMRAKQLLATMSLEIRSPISSVVDMAKILTTTKLDWEQKQVLDAMISSGDLVLQLINDLLDLSKIDLG, translated from the exons ATGTGGCCAGAAGatgttgaaaaacagttcaacaTAGAAAAACCAGGAATGGATCAAGATGTGTTGGAAGAAGTAACAATCTTTGAAGAACCAGTTATAGCtgattttcaaagactcatggaGCTTACAAACTATACAGATAAAGGGTCATCTCACTTAGCTCGTCTCATGAAACATTGGGAGTATAAGCAAGAAAATGCAGTTCGTCTTCTTCGAGAAGAGCTCGACAACCTTAGCAAACAAAGGGAGGAGGTTGAGCTTATAAAGGAGGAAAGTTACGGTGGAGACCAACGTGTGGTTTTGATATTGGATGATGATGTTCAAAACAAGAGAGTTGAAATTGAGGCTGAGTATGAAACTGTAGGTTACTGGAAACATCGGGCGATCGATTTGGAAAGACGGTTAGAGGCGAGTATTGGGAGAGAGGAGATATTAAAGGAAAAGTTGCAAGAAAATGTAGAGACTATTAAAAGAGAATCCTCACCTGTGGAGGGAGTCTCACAGATTCTTAAGAGAGAAGAAACTTTCCTACATTTTATACTTCAAAATGCACCTCTTGTTATTGGTCATCAG GATAAAGAGTTGCGCTATCGTTTTCTCTATAATCATTTTCCAAGTTTAAAAGAGGAG GACATCATCGGAAAAACGGGGGAAGAAATTTTTTCGGGTTCGGGTGTGAAGGAATCTGAAGATTTTAAGAGAGAAGTAATGGAGAAAGGATTTCCTGCAAAAAGGGAAATAACTTTTGAGACAAAACTATTTGGATCAAAGACATTTTTGATGTATGTAGAACCTGTGTTTAGCAAGGCAGGAGAAACAATTGGAGTAAACTATATTGGAATGCAAGTAACAGATCAG GTgttaaaaagagaaagaatggCGAAGCTAAGGGAAGAGATTGTAGTTCAGAAAGCAATGGAAACAGAACTTAATAAAACCATTCACATCACAG AGGAGACAATGAGAGCAAAACAATTGCTGGCAACAATGTCTCTAGAGATAAGATCTCCAATTTCTAGTGTTGTTGACATGGCTAAAATTCTTACTACAACAAAACTTGATTGGGAGCAAAAACAGGTATTGGATGCAATGATATCTTCAGGAGATTTGGTTCTTCAACTAATTAATGATTTACTTGATCTTTCCAAGATTGATCTAGGTTAG
- the LOC131600533 gene encoding histidine kinase 5-like isoform X2, producing the protein MDQDVLEEVTIFEEPVIADFQRLMELTNYTDKGSSHLARLMKHWEYKQENAVRLLREELDNLSKQREEVELIKEESYGGDQRVVLILDDDVQNKRVEIEAEYETVGYWKHRAIDLERRLEASIGREEILKEKLQENVETIKRESSPVEGVSQILKREETFLHFILQNAPLVIGHQDKELRYRFLYNHFPSLKEEDIIGKTGEEIFSGSGVKESEDFKREVMEKGFPAKREITFETKLFGSKTFLMYVEPVFSKAGETIGVNYIGMQVTDQVLKRERMAKLREEIVVQKAMETELNKTIHITEETMRAKQLLATMSLEIRSPISSVVDMAKILTTTKLDWEQKQVLDAMISSGDLVLQLINDLLDLSKIDLG; encoded by the exons ATGGATCAAGATGTGTTGGAAGAAGTAACAATCTTTGAAGAACCAGTTATAGCtgattttcaaagactcatggaGCTTACAAACTATACAGATAAAGGGTCATCTCACTTAGCTCGTCTCATGAAACATTGGGAGTATAAGCAAGAAAATGCAGTTCGTCTTCTTCGAGAAGAGCTCGACAACCTTAGCAAACAAAGGGAGGAGGTTGAGCTTATAAAGGAGGAAAGTTACGGTGGAGACCAACGTGTGGTTTTGATATTGGATGATGATGTTCAAAACAAGAGAGTTGAAATTGAGGCTGAGTATGAAACTGTAGGTTACTGGAAACATCGGGCGATCGATTTGGAAAGACGGTTAGAGGCGAGTATTGGGAGAGAGGAGATATTAAAGGAAAAGTTGCAAGAAAATGTAGAGACTATTAAAAGAGAATCCTCACCTGTGGAGGGAGTCTCACAGATTCTTAAGAGAGAAGAAACTTTCCTACATTTTATACTTCAAAATGCACCTCTTGTTATTGGTCATCAG GATAAAGAGTTGCGCTATCGTTTTCTCTATAATCATTTTCCAAGTTTAAAAGAGGAG GACATCATCGGAAAAACGGGGGAAGAAATTTTTTCGGGTTCGGGTGTGAAGGAATCTGAAGATTTTAAGAGAGAAGTAATGGAGAAAGGATTTCCTGCAAAAAGGGAAATAACTTTTGAGACAAAACTATTTGGATCAAAGACATTTTTGATGTATGTAGAACCTGTGTTTAGCAAGGCAGGAGAAACAATTGGAGTAAACTATATTGGAATGCAAGTAACAGATCAG GTgttaaaaagagaaagaatggCGAAGCTAAGGGAAGAGATTGTAGTTCAGAAAGCAATGGAAACAGAACTTAATAAAACCATTCACATCACAG AGGAGACAATGAGAGCAAAACAATTGCTGGCAACAATGTCTCTAGAGATAAGATCTCCAATTTCTAGTGTTGTTGACATGGCTAAAATTCTTACTACAACAAAACTTGATTGGGAGCAAAAACAGGTATTGGATGCAATGATATCTTCAGGAGATTTGGTTCTTCAACTAATTAATGATTTACTTGATCTTTCCAAGATTGATCTAGGTTAG
- the LOC131596357 gene encoding ubiquitin carboxyl-terminal hydrolase 18-like yields the protein MLVIGGVSWDLNWFLQFIITALVIAVGLHTLVKNTASKYFEVDANFEGDHHHSSSSSSASMPSAVNSVEPVCAVCSSHATKRCSLCKTVRYCSTVCQQLHWKSGHRADCKSSKSVKSAQNGATNGGFKASGAGGKGSNLIALVPGGVGKSSRQIKLPKDVLFPYDEFVKLFNWDKPGFHPCGLLNCGNSCFANVVLQCLSFTRPLVAHLLEKGHRKECNHNDWCFLCEFENHVERTRLSSQAFSPMNILSRLPNIGGTLGYGRQEDAHEFMRFSIDTMQSVCLDEFGGEKVVPSNLQETTIIQHIFGGRLQSEVICTKCEKTSNQYESMMDLTVEIHGDAASLEECLDQFTVKEWLDGENMYKCEGCQDYVKAWKRLTVKCAPNILTIALKRFQSGRFGKLNKRVAFPETLNLSPYMSEAGDGSDIYKLYAVVVHIDMLNASFFGHYICYIKDFQGNWYRIDDSKVASVELEEVLSQGAYMLLYRRCNARPSCLQIQTTESSGTVEKRTVEVEVESSGTVEERTVEVEVEPDQTEQAECLLNNKALTCNSDCEVSPSDISPELKVSSSYEYESSVELNSEAKRDQSEDTSMIDVESTDIANDISSSAVESSYLPISHAVNNLVDVDMERPLEETSGYAQDQDDTGVAGSCPSSGLPNDFSFLDKHSSVAIDYRNVEEDSDHIDAVKSKLLTAKENTYYGNGYVGANKSAIPHEDAGTLFSGVASFPTEKDIGNGIKKVEITADKLIM from the exons ATGCTTGTTATCGGCGGTGTATCGTGGGATCTCAATTGGTTCCTTCAATTCATAATCACCGCTCTAGTCATCGCTGTTGGATTGCACACTTTGGTGAAGAACACCGCTTCAAAGTATTTCGAGGTTGACGCCAATTTCGAAGGGGATCATCATCATTCTTCTTCGTCTTCATCTGCCTCAATGCCCAGCGCTGTTAACTCCGTCGAACCTGTATGCGCTGTTTGTTCTTCCCATGCTACCAAAAGGTGTTCGCTTTGTAAAACTGTTCGATATTG CTCAACTGTATGTCAGCAGTTGCATTGGAAATCCGGGCACAGGGCGGATTGCAAAAGTTCTAAAAGTGTCAAATCGGCTCAGAACGGAGCTACTAATGGCGGGTTTAAGGCTTCTGGTGCTGGGGGTAAAGGCTCGAATTTGATTGCTCTGGTGCCTGGTGGTGTTGGTAAAAGCTCGAGGCAAATCAAGCTGCCTAAAGAT GTACTTTTTCCTTATGATGAATTTGTTAAACTGTTTAACTGGGACAAGCCAGGATTTCATCCTTGTGGACTCTTGAATTGTGGAAACAG TTGCTTTGCGAATGTGGTTCTTCAGTGTCTCTCATTCACAAGGCCACTTGTTGCCCACTTGTTGGAGAAGGGCCACCGAAAAGAAT GCAATCATAATGATTGGTGCTTTCTATGTGAATTTGAAAATCATGTTGAAAGAACAAGACTAAGTTCACAGGCATTTTCTCCAATGAATATTCTCTCTCGTTTACCTAATATTGGTGGTACTTTAGGTTATGGAAGACAAGAGGATGCTCACGAGTTCATGAG GTTTTCAATTGATACTATGCAATCTGTTTGCCTTGATGAATTTGGCGGAGAAAAAGTTGTGCCTTCTAACCTTCAGGAGACAACCATTATCCAACACATTTTTGGCGGTCGCCTTCAATCTGAG GTAATTTGCACAAAGTGTGAGAAGACATCAAATCAGTATGAAAGTATGATGGATTTGACAGTTGAAATTCACGGAGATGCTGCCTCGTTGGAGGAATGTCTAGATCAGTTTACTGTCAAAGAATGGCTTGATGGGGAAAATATGTATAAATGTGAGGG GTGTCAGGACTATGTAAAAGCATGGAAGCGTCTTACTGTTAAATGTGCTCCAAATATTCTTACAATTGCCTTGAAAAGATTTCAG AGTGGGAGGTTTGGAAAACTAAACAAGAGAGTAGCCTTCCCTGAGACTTTAAATCTTAGCCCTTATATGAGTGAAGCTGGAGATGGATCTGACATCTATAAGTTATATGCTGTTGTAGTCCATATCGATATGCTAAATGCTTCATTTTTTGGTCATTACATATGCTACATCAAGGATTTCCAGGGAAATTGGTATAGGATTGATGACTCAAAG GTTGCAAGTGTGGAATTGGAGGAGGTACTTTCTCAGGGAGCATACATGCTGCTTTATAGAAG GTGTAATGCTCGACCATCATGCCTTCAAATTCAAACTACAGAATCTTCAGGGACAGTAGAAAAGCGAACAGTGGAAGTGGAGGTGGAATCTTCAGGGACAGTAGAAGAGCGAACAGTGGAAGTGGAAGTTGAACCTGACCAAACTGAACAAGCTGAGTGCCTCCTAAATAATAAGGCTTTGACTTGCAATAGTGATTGTGAGGTTTCACCATCTGATATTAGTCCAGAGTTGAAGGTTTCTTCCAGCTATGAATACGAGTCTTCCGTTGAATTGAACTCAGAAGCTAAAAGAGATCAGTCTGAGGACACAAGCATGATTGACGTTGAGTCTACTGATATTGCGAACGATATTTCTAGCAGTGCTGTTGAATCATCTTATTTGCCCATTTCTCATGCTGTCAACAATTTGGTGGATGTAGATATGGAAAGACCTCTAGAAGAGACTTCAGGCTATGCACAGGATCAAGATGATACTGGTGTGGCTGGGTCTTGTCCTTCTTCAGGTCTACCTAATGATTTTTCTTTCTTGGATAAGCATTCTTCTGTTGCAATTGATTATCGAAATGTGGAGGAAGATTCAGATCACATCGACGCGGTTAAATCCAAGCTGCTGACAGCCAAAGAGAATACATATTATGGCAATGGATATGTTGGTGCAAATAAATCTGCCATTCCACATGAAGATGCTGGTACTCTATTTTCTGGCGTGGCTTCATTTCCCACTGAAAAGGACATAGGAAATGGAATTAAGAAAGTGGAAATAACAGCTGATAAGTTAATAATGTAG